A portion of the Labilithrix sp. genome contains these proteins:
- a CDS encoding 23S rRNA (adenine(2503)-C(2))-methyltransferase RlmN, which translates to MPSAWDQTPEDLRALGYERDAAHLFGRLQRIATWDAAGPALGRRGRDLVERAGLDLTLPRIVEERPSADGATRIVLELADGARIEAVHMPRAVRRPRVTICVSSQVGCAMGCTFCATARMGLVRSLTPAEVVAQLHAVMRRFGPRSVEQLNVVFMGMGEPLHDVEVLVRALEVLCDPAGLGLAPGRVTVSTVGHVANLDRLAESRWLPQLAISVNAASDEVRRSLMPINRKWPLAELRAALDRWPRDRKVTLEYVLLAGVNDDDASADRLARWVGDLRHVVNVIPFNAWEGAPYREPSEERIAAFCARLHAGGCLAKVRRSRGRDARAACGMLVTGRAATPAA; encoded by the coding sequence ATGCCGTCGGCCTGGGACCAGACTCCGGAGGACCTGCGCGCGCTCGGCTACGAGCGGGACGCGGCGCACCTCTTCGGCCGGCTGCAGCGCATCGCGACGTGGGACGCGGCGGGCCCGGCGCTGGGGCGGCGCGGGCGCGACCTCGTCGAGCGCGCGGGGCTCGACCTCACGCTCCCGCGCATCGTGGAGGAGCGGCCCTCGGCGGACGGCGCGACCCGCATCGTCCTCGAGCTCGCGGACGGCGCGCGGATCGAGGCGGTGCACATGCCGCGCGCGGTGCGGCGGCCGCGCGTCACGATCTGCGTCTCGAGCCAGGTCGGCTGCGCGATGGGCTGCACCTTCTGCGCGACCGCGCGGATGGGCCTCGTGCGCAGCCTCACCCCCGCGGAGGTGGTGGCGCAGCTCCACGCGGTGATGCGTCGCTTCGGCCCGCGCTCGGTGGAGCAGCTCAACGTCGTCTTCATGGGGATGGGCGAGCCGCTCCACGACGTCGAGGTCCTCGTCCGCGCGCTCGAGGTCCTCTGCGATCCGGCCGGCCTCGGCCTCGCGCCCGGCCGCGTCACGGTGTCGACGGTGGGTCACGTCGCGAACCTCGATCGGCTCGCAGAGAGTCGCTGGCTCCCGCAGCTCGCGATCAGCGTGAACGCCGCGAGTGACGAGGTCCGCCGGAGCCTCATGCCGATCAACCGCAAGTGGCCGCTCGCCGAGCTCCGCGCGGCGCTCGATCGCTGGCCGCGCGATCGGAAGGTGACGCTCGAGTACGTCCTCCTCGCCGGCGTGAACGACGACGACGCGAGCGCGGATCGCCTCGCGCGCTGGGTCGGCGACCTCCGCCACGTCGTGAACGTGATCCCGTTCAACGCGTGGGAGGGCGCGCCTTACCGCGAGCCGAGCGAGGAGCGCATCGCCGCGTTCTGCGCGCGCCTCCACGCGGGAGGCTGCCTCGCGAAGGTCCGTCGCTCGCGCGGCCGCGACGCGCGCGCCGCGTGTGGGATGCTCGTCACAGGACGTGCTGCCACGCCGGCAGCGTGA
- a CDS encoding TerB family tellurite resistance protein, with the protein MSQAEVTAALRVIGAVARADGKISDEERKLFRSAVAELVPVVEGKSLEDLLTEPSDLEADLAAVTSPVVRRAVFEVAYAMATSDGAVQSENDVLKKIRNAFSVESGDGQLDDFLRRRAYDLPVSPALDPVERQARVKAVLARRTMNAAILGALPIPFVGDVGVLLQLGAVVDEISILWGQPLTGKEKWTRFASILSIAMAQSAAHSLVKMIPGWGTLAGAVSGAVVSYVAVGAVGRAVNHFYETDGKATPAELRKVFSEEKGKLRKEYGANEAKVEQAKAAHGAELTALAERLAAKEITSEEYERKVNELLGQASAS; encoded by the coding sequence ATGAGCCAAGCGGAGGTAACGGCGGCGCTGCGCGTGATCGGGGCGGTCGCGCGGGCGGACGGGAAGATCAGCGACGAGGAGCGCAAGTTGTTTCGATCGGCCGTGGCGGAGCTCGTGCCGGTGGTCGAGGGGAAGTCGCTCGAAGACCTCCTCACCGAGCCGTCGGACCTCGAGGCCGATCTCGCCGCCGTGACCTCACCCGTCGTGCGGCGCGCCGTCTTCGAGGTCGCGTACGCGATGGCGACGAGCGACGGCGCCGTGCAGTCCGAGAACGACGTGCTGAAGAAGATCCGCAACGCGTTCTCGGTCGAGAGCGGCGACGGACAGCTCGACGACTTCCTCCGGCGCCGCGCCTACGACCTGCCGGTCTCGCCCGCGCTCGATCCGGTCGAGCGCCAGGCGCGCGTGAAGGCGGTCCTCGCGCGGCGCACGATGAACGCCGCCATCCTCGGCGCGCTCCCGATACCGTTCGTCGGCGACGTCGGCGTGCTCTTGCAGCTCGGCGCGGTCGTCGACGAGATCTCGATCTTGTGGGGCCAGCCCCTCACCGGCAAGGAGAAGTGGACGCGCTTCGCGTCGATCCTCTCGATCGCGATGGCGCAGAGCGCGGCGCACTCGCTCGTGAAGATGATCCCGGGCTGGGGCACGCTCGCGGGCGCGGTCAGCGGCGCGGTCGTCTCCTACGTCGCCGTCGGCGCGGTCGGGCGCGCGGTGAACCACTTCTACGAGACCGACGGCAAGGCCACGCCCGCCGAGCTGCGCAAGGTCTTCAGCGAAGAGAAGGGGAAGCTCCGGAAGGAGTACGGCGCGAACGAAGCGAAGGTCGAGCAAGCGAAGGCCGCCCACGGCGCCGAGCTCACCGCCCTCGCGGAGCGCCTCGCCGCGAAGGAGATCACCTCCGAGGAGTACGAGCGCAAGGTCAACGAGCTGCTCGGACAAGCGTCCGCGAGCTAA